A window from Thiomonas sp. FB-Cd encodes these proteins:
- a CDS encoding ABC-F family ATP-binding cassette domain-containing protein, protein MIRLQSVTLRRASKVVLDAADLTIQPGEKVGLVGANGAGKSSLFALLLGHLHEDGGSLAFPAHWRVAAVAQDAPDSTLAATDFVCQADTVLQGAIAAMHDAEVKRDGMLLAAAAEAMELADGYTANARAEALLLGLGFAPHELRRPVHDFSGGWRMRLALAQALFQPSDCMLLDEPTNHLDLDALVWLENWLSRYPGTLLIISHDREFLDAATRVTVQLEQGKLQRFAGGYTAFEERRAQAMQQQAQAYARQQQDIAHLTSFVERFRAKATKARQAQSRLKALERMERLAPVMLSNPLRFDFLPPVRQPQQLLRLRGADCGYSAGQPILHGVERDIIAGARIGVLGANGQGKSTLVKTLAGLLPALAGRVQPGVDVVVGYYAQQEMDVLRPDESPLQHLARLAKQTQPQTTTQDWRNWLGRFQFSGDMAEQHVGSMSGGEKARLLLALLVWQRPNVLLLDEPTNHLDLATREALTLALQEFGGAMLLVSHDRALLRAACDEYWLVADGQVKTFEGDLDDYQRWVLERARTRMREGAQSAGDAGAAGAAAGSASANSTRKEQRRSAAQSRQNLAQQAKPLKAEQAALESELGALEAERAALEMSLAQSATPAAQRVEQGKRLKLVAERIASYEQRWLDLAESIETLQV, encoded by the coding sequence ATGATCCGGCTGCAATCCGTGACGCTGCGCCGCGCTTCCAAGGTCGTGCTGGACGCTGCCGATCTCACGATACAACCGGGTGAAAAAGTGGGCCTGGTTGGCGCCAATGGCGCTGGAAAGTCCTCGTTATTTGCGCTGCTTCTGGGGCATTTGCATGAAGACGGCGGCAGCCTTGCGTTCCCTGCGCATTGGCGCGTAGCGGCTGTGGCGCAGGATGCGCCGGATTCAACATTGGCAGCCACCGATTTCGTTTGTCAGGCCGACACCGTCTTGCAGGGCGCCATCGCGGCGATGCACGATGCCGAAGTAAAGCGTGACGGCATGCTGCTTGCGGCTGCGGCGGAAGCGATGGAGTTGGCTGACGGTTACACCGCCAATGCTCGCGCCGAGGCATTGCTTCTGGGTCTGGGCTTCGCACCGCACGAGCTTCGGCGGCCAGTGCACGATTTTTCTGGTGGCTGGCGCATGCGCTTGGCGCTCGCACAGGCGCTGTTTCAGCCGAGTGACTGCATGTTGCTGGACGAGCCAACCAATCACCTTGACCTCGATGCGTTGGTATGGCTTGAAAACTGGCTTTCACGCTACCCGGGCACGTTGCTGATCATCTCGCACGACCGTGAATTTCTCGACGCGGCGACCCGAGTCACCGTGCAACTTGAACAGGGAAAGTTGCAGCGTTTCGCGGGGGGCTATACCGCATTTGAAGAGCGCCGCGCCCAAGCCATGCAGCAACAGGCGCAGGCGTATGCGCGTCAGCAGCAGGACATCGCCCACCTCACCAGCTTCGTCGAGCGTTTCCGTGCAAAAGCCACCAAGGCCCGACAGGCGCAAAGCCGGCTCAAGGCTCTTGAACGCATGGAGCGGCTGGCGCCAGTGATGCTGTCAAACCCATTGCGCTTCGATTTTCTGCCGCCGGTCCGTCAGCCGCAGCAACTGCTTCGGCTGCGCGGCGCAGATTGTGGCTATTCAGCGGGCCAGCCGATCCTTCACGGCGTCGAGCGCGACATCATCGCAGGCGCACGCATTGGCGTGCTTGGGGCTAATGGACAGGGTAAGTCCACCCTGGTTAAAACCTTGGCCGGACTGTTGCCGGCCTTGGCAGGCCGCGTGCAGCCGGGGGTCGACGTCGTAGTCGGCTACTACGCGCAGCAGGAGATGGATGTGTTGCGCCCCGACGAGTCGCCATTGCAGCATCTCGCGCGACTGGCTAAGCAAACCCAGCCGCAAACCACAACGCAAGACTGGCGCAATTGGTTGGGGCGCTTCCAGTTCAGCGGGGATATGGCAGAGCAGCATGTGGGGTCGATGTCGGGCGGTGAGAAGGCACGCTTGCTACTCGCCCTTCTGGTCTGGCAGCGACCGAACGTGCTCCTCCTCGACGAGCCGACTAACCATCTGGATCTGGCGACGCGCGAGGCGCTGACCTTGGCCTTGCAGGAATTTGGCGGGGCCATGCTTCTCGTGTCGCATGATCGGGCACTTCTGCGTGCGGCCTGCGATGAGTACTGGCTTGTGGCCGACGGCCAGGTGAAAACCTTCGAGGGAGACCTCGACGACTACCAGCGATGGGTGCTGGAGCGTGCACGCACTCGCATGCGCGAAGGCGCACAATCGGCCGGCGATGCTGGGGCCGCAGGTGCCGCAGCGGGATCCGCGTCAGCCAACAGCACTCGCAAGGAGCAGCGTCGTAGCGCTGCGCAATCGCGCCAGAACCTCGCACAGCAGGCCAAGCCGTTGAAGGCCGAGCAGGCGGCTCTTGAGAGCGAATTGGGCGCCCTCGAAGCCGAGCGTGCGGCTCTGGAGATGAGCCTGGCCCAAAGCGCAACCCCCGCCGCCCAACGCGTTGAGCAGGGCAAACGGCTCAAACTGGTGGCCGAGCGTATCGCCAGCTATGAGCAGCGCTGGTTGGACCTTGCCGAGTCGATTGAAACACTGCAGGTGTGA
- a CDS encoding MATE family efflux transporter, with the protein MSLPGRFPGQSVISLLRLAAGVLIGQLAVIGFGVADTVMLGRYADTASLATLSLGQAIYITMFVALSGVTQALLPTFGRAHGAASPQLLSGAFRQGMWLAVMLCALGLVVLVWPAPLLRLTGNWHDPSVDRYLRILALGLPAALFFRVHTALSQAIAKPLLVTLLQVAALLLKLALNALFLLPASFGLHHLPALGSTGCAIATVVTQWLLVGIALLQHQRSRTLRPYKALRHWEWPDWAQQRALWRLGGPIGLGLLVEVSAFTFMALFIARLGDTQLAGHQIAANLATVLYMLPLSVSIAAGSLVAQQLGAGHVSAARHAAWGGVGAAALLSAGMGAMVWLERMRIIAWYTPDPGVQAVASHLFVFIASYQVFDAVQACSAFVLRSYHIASLPSALYALSLWGVGLGGGYVLAFNTLGLHAPALQGAAGFWMGNSAGLALAAGSLAWLLWRVTRRP; encoded by the coding sequence ATGTCGCTACCCGGCAGATTCCCTGGGCAATCGGTCATTTCGCTGCTTCGTCTTGCTGCCGGCGTCCTTATCGGCCAACTCGCCGTCATCGGCTTTGGCGTTGCCGATACGGTCATGCTTGGCCGCTATGCGGACACTGCGAGCCTGGCTACCTTGTCCCTTGGGCAAGCGATTTACATCACAATGTTCGTCGCGCTTTCGGGAGTAACGCAGGCGCTGCTTCCAACCTTCGGCCGCGCACATGGCGCAGCTTCGCCGCAACTCTTAAGCGGTGCGTTCCGACAAGGCATGTGGCTGGCCGTCATGCTTTGCGCGCTGGGTCTTGTGGTGCTGGTTTGGCCCGCGCCCTTGCTGCGGCTTACCGGCAATTGGCATGATCCATCGGTCGATCGCTATCTGCGAATCCTGGCCCTGGGCCTGCCGGCGGCCCTCTTTTTTAGAGTCCACACAGCGCTTAGCCAGGCCATCGCAAAGCCGCTGCTGGTCACGTTGCTGCAAGTCGCCGCACTTCTGCTGAAATTGGCGCTCAACGCCTTGTTCTTGCTCCCTGCAAGCTTTGGTCTGCACCACCTACCAGCGCTCGGTTCCACAGGGTGCGCCATCGCCACAGTTGTCACGCAATGGCTGCTTGTGGGTATCGCCCTCCTGCAGCACCAGCGCAGCCGCACCCTTCGCCCCTACAAAGCGCTTCGCCATTGGGAATGGCCGGATTGGGCGCAGCAACGGGCGCTTTGGCGGCTAGGCGGCCCGATCGGCCTGGGCCTGTTGGTCGAGGTCTCCGCCTTCACATTTATGGCCCTTTTCATCGCCCGGTTGGGCGACACCCAACTGGCAGGACACCAGATCGCCGCCAATTTAGCAACCGTGCTGTACATGCTGCCACTGTCGGTCTCCATTGCAGCCGGATCGCTGGTGGCGCAACAACTAGGCGCTGGCCACGTCAGTGCGGCCCGCCATGCAGCTTGGGGCGGCGTTGGCGCAGCGGCCTTGCTATCAGCAGGGATGGGCGCGATGGTGTGGCTCGAGCGCATGCGGATTATTGCCTGGTACACGCCCGATCCGGGCGTGCAGGCCGTAGCGAGCCATCTGTTCGTGTTCATCGCGTCGTACCAAGTGTTTGACGCCGTGCAGGCCTGCAGCGCGTTCGTGCTTCGCTCGTATCACATCGCCTCCCTGCCCAGCGCCTTGTATGCTCTTTCTCTATGGGGCGTGGGCTTGGGGGGAGGCTATGTACTGGCTTTCAACACCTTGGGCCTTCATGCGCCAGCCTTGCAAGGTGCAGCCGGATTCTGGATGGGCAACTCGGCAGGGCTGGCGCTGGCGGCTGGCAGCTTAGCCTGGCTATTGTGGCGCGTAACGCGGCGACCTTGA
- a CDS encoding type B 50S ribosomal protein L31: protein MKPGIHPEYRDVCFVDLSNGSKFVIPSTAQSRETVKMDDGRELPLFKLDTSSESHPFYTGTQKSVDALGGRVDKFRQKFARAAAAAGPKK, encoded by the coding sequence ATGAAACCTGGAATCCACCCCGAATATCGCGACGTATGTTTCGTCGACCTGTCCAATGGCAGCAAATTCGTGATCCCCTCGACTGCGCAGAGTCGCGAAACCGTCAAGATGGACGATGGCCGTGAGCTACCACTGTTCAAGCTCGACACCTCATCGGAATCGCACCCTTTCTACACCGGCACCCAAAAGAGCGTGGACGCATTGGGCGGCCGTGTGGACAAGTTCCGCCAAAAGTTTGCGCGAGCTGCCGCTGCCGCTGGCCCGAAGAAGTAA
- the rho gene encoding transcription termination factor Rho, giving the protein MHLSELKAMHVSQLLEMATSLEIENASRLRKQELMFAILKRRARTGEQVFGDGVMEVLPDGFGFLRAPESNYLGSPDDIYISPSQIRRFNLHTGDSIEGEVRVPKDGERYFALVKVDRVNGVTPEENKNKIMFENLTPLFPTEHLKLERDIRAEENIIGRVIDIIAPIGKGQRGLLVAPPKSGKTVMLQSIAHAITANHPEVVLIVLLIDERPEEVTEMQRSVKGEVVSSTFDEPALRHVQVAEMVIEKAKRLVELKKDVVILLDSITRLARAYNTVVPASGKVLTGGVDANALQRPKRFFGAARNIEEGGSLTIIGSALTDTGSRMDEVIYEEFKGTGNMEIHLERRLAEKRVYPAILLNRSGTRREELLLKSDILQKAWILRKLLYPMDEIEAMEFLLEKMKQTKNNAEFFDMMRRGG; this is encoded by the coding sequence ATGCACCTGTCCGAACTCAAAGCCATGCACGTCTCCCAGTTGCTCGAAATGGCAACGAGCCTGGAGATCGAGAACGCTAGTCGCCTGCGCAAGCAGGAGCTCATGTTCGCGATCCTCAAGCGCCGCGCCCGCACGGGTGAACAAGTCTTCGGCGACGGGGTGATGGAAGTGCTGCCTGATGGTTTCGGTTTCCTGCGGGCGCCGGAGTCGAACTATCTCGGGTCACCGGACGACATTTACATCTCGCCGAGCCAGATCCGCCGATTCAACCTGCACACCGGCGACTCCATTGAAGGCGAGGTGCGTGTACCGAAAGACGGCGAGCGCTATTTCGCGCTTGTGAAGGTGGATCGCGTCAACGGCGTTACGCCCGAGGAAAACAAGAACAAAATCATGTTCGAGAACTTGACGCCGCTGTTCCCCACGGAACACCTCAAGCTCGAACGCGACATACGCGCTGAGGAAAACATCATCGGCCGCGTCATTGACATCATCGCCCCGATCGGCAAGGGACAGCGCGGATTGTTGGTGGCGCCACCCAAGAGCGGAAAGACCGTGATGCTGCAATCCATCGCTCATGCCATCACGGCCAACCACCCCGAGGTCGTACTGATTGTCCTGTTGATTGACGAGCGTCCTGAGGAAGTGACGGAAATGCAACGCTCCGTCAAGGGGGAAGTAGTCAGTTCGACCTTTGATGAGCCTGCCCTACGGCACGTGCAGGTCGCGGAGATGGTCATTGAAAAGGCCAAGCGCCTTGTTGAACTCAAGAAAGACGTCGTCATCCTGCTCGATTCCATCACCCGCCTCGCGCGCGCCTATAACACCGTGGTTCCCGCCTCGGGCAAGGTCCTTACCGGCGGCGTGGACGCCAACGCGCTGCAACGCCCCAAGCGGTTTTTTGGCGCGGCGCGCAATATTGAAGAAGGCGGTTCCCTGACCATCATTGGCAGTGCGCTGACCGATACCGGAAGCCGCATGGATGAAGTGATTTACGAGGAATTCAAGGGCACAGGCAATATGGAAATCCACTTGGAACGGCGCCTGGCGGAGAAGCGCGTCTATCCCGCCATCCTGCTCAATCGATCGGGCACGCGTCGCGAGGAGCTCCTGCTGAAATCGGACATCCTGCAAAAGGCCTGGATCCTGCGCAAATTGCTCTATCCAATGGACGAAATCGAGGCGATGGAATTTTTGCTTGAAAAGATGAAACAGACGAAAAACAACGCGGAGTTCTTCGACATGATGCGCAGGGGAGGATGA
- the trxA gene encoding thioredoxin TrxA: protein MSDLIKHTTDASFDQDVLKSATPVLIDYWAEWCGPCRMVAPILDEIAGEYQGRLNVMKVNVDENRSIPAKYGIRGIPTLMLFKNGEVAATKVGALSKSQLTSFLDANI, encoded by the coding sequence ATGAGCGATCTCATCAAACACACCACCGATGCGTCCTTTGACCAAGACGTCCTCAAATCTGCCACCCCTGTGCTGATCGACTACTGGGCCGAATGGTGCGGCCCCTGCCGCATGGTGGCCCCCATCCTTGATGAAATCGCAGGCGAATATCAGGGTCGTCTGAATGTCATGAAGGTCAATGTCGACGAGAATCGCTCCATTCCAGCGAAATACGGCATTAGGGGCATCCCCACGCTTATGCTGTTCAAGAACGGCGAGGTCGCGGCCACGAAGGTGGGCGCACTGTCCAAGTCGCAACTGACGTCCTTTTTGGACGCCAATATATAA
- a CDS encoding SRPBCC family protein, translated as MQWNRYQLTHAAALGSLLAYGSLAGTHGLAAPVYSTAEHSNQAAVAQESGAYGAGPDFAPSHAGASSRVAASACKAALQRYPLHVSLQPSKQGQGFDLQTQFFAPVPPRVAWHAMTDYDAMASYMPGMLRSEVLAVSGNTIQVLQEGRAGIAPFRVNLRSQLTITLQRDAASWVTTRGNLESRGNAEVSGHDRGSAVTYTALILPRVWIPPLLGPWLMRSQLKRQMLALRRHMCALLGEHTVMTR; from the coding sequence ATGCAATGGAACCGATACCAGTTAACGCATGCAGCGGCGCTCGGTAGCTTGCTGGCGTATGGCTCCTTGGCAGGCACCCACGGCCTCGCGGCACCGGTGTACTCAACCGCCGAGCACTCAAACCAAGCCGCTGTGGCACAGGAATCCGGAGCTTACGGTGCAGGCCCAGATTTCGCGCCTTCACACGCTGGCGCCTCGAGCCGCGTCGCTGCCAGCGCGTGCAAGGCCGCTTTGCAACGCTATCCATTGCATGTCAGCCTTCAGCCCTCGAAACAGGGCCAGGGCTTTGACTTGCAAACTCAATTTTTCGCGCCTGTGCCGCCACGTGTGGCGTGGCATGCCATGACTGATTATGACGCCATGGCCAGCTACATGCCGGGCATGCTGCGCAGCGAGGTGCTCGCCGTCAGCGGCAATACGATTCAGGTCCTGCAGGAGGGGCGTGCAGGCATTGCACCGTTCCGCGTCAACCTGCGCAGCCAGTTGACCATTACATTGCAAAGAGACGCTGCGAGCTGGGTGACCACCCGCGGCAACCTGGAGTCGCGTGGCAATGCTGAGGTGTCCGGCCATGACCGGGGTAGTGCAGTGACCTACACCGCGCTTATCCTGCCCAGGGTCTGGATCCCTCCGCTGCTGGGACCATGGCTCATGCGTTCACAATTGAAGCGCCAGATGCTGGCCCTGCGTCGACACATGTGTGCGTTGCTGGGCGAGCACACGGTAATGACACGCTGA
- the dnaX gene encoding DNA polymerase III subunit gamma/tau has translation MSSTVLARKWRPKTFSTLVGQDHVVRALTHALEQRRLHHAYLFTGTRGVGKTTLARILAKSLNCTGPDGNGGVTAEPCGVCQACSEIDAGRFVDYIELDAASNRGVDDMTRLLEQAVYMPTAGRFKVYMIDEVHMLSNHAFNAMLKTLEEPPESVIFVLATTDPQKVPVTVLSRCLQFSLKSMTPAAIAGHLEGVLRAEGTAYESVALQALGRAAHGSMRDALSLTDQAIAYSGGHITLEAVRQMLGSVDSGYLFGLAGALATGDGVALLRLADDMDARGLSLSTALEDLAALLQRIAVVQVVPQALDAADPDANDIQALADALSPETVQLAYSMVLHGRSELALAPDELAGFTMVLLRLLAFAPVATSPAAEHRIGASARAAVAPRSEGTPPVGGHPPAQFLVTAHRASPIAAPATAGQSSLDRAGSASAGSNVEGALTPPEPAAPLVPEHDAASAAQAPRATPNLDPAAQTAPAAGVATLPELASDTAVFPGPDADWPTLAARLELVALARSMALQSEWVGAQSDTWTIRVPSEQYARAGSLDKLQAALADALGRPITLQIEVGPVRDSAHLRAAAARIQRQQQAEATIAADPLVRQLVEDLGAQIVPGSVRPLSPGN, from the coding sequence ATGTCCAGTACCGTCCTGGCGCGCAAATGGCGCCCCAAAACCTTCTCAACCCTGGTGGGCCAGGATCATGTGGTGCGTGCCCTCACGCACGCGCTTGAACAACGCCGCTTGCACCACGCATATCTGTTCACAGGTACGCGCGGTGTGGGCAAGACCACGCTTGCCCGCATTCTGGCCAAATCCCTGAATTGCACCGGCCCAGATGGCAATGGCGGGGTCACGGCCGAACCGTGTGGCGTATGCCAGGCGTGTTCCGAAATCGACGCGGGTCGCTTTGTGGACTACATCGAGCTCGATGCCGCCTCGAACCGTGGTGTAGACGATATGACCCGCCTGCTCGAACAGGCCGTCTACATGCCGACTGCCGGGCGTTTCAAGGTCTACATGATCGATGAAGTGCACATGCTGTCGAACCATGCCTTCAACGCAATGTTGAAGACGTTGGAAGAGCCGCCTGAGTCCGTGATATTTGTTCTGGCCACCACGGATCCCCAGAAGGTCCCTGTGACGGTACTCAGCCGCTGCCTGCAGTTCAGCCTCAAATCAATGACCCCGGCGGCCATTGCTGGACACCTCGAGGGTGTGTTGCGCGCCGAGGGCACGGCTTATGAGTCCGTGGCGTTGCAGGCTCTGGGCCGTGCCGCACATGGATCGATGCGTGACGCACTATCGCTTACCGACCAGGCGATTGCCTACAGCGGTGGCCACATCACACTTGAAGCCGTGCGGCAGATGCTGGGCTCTGTGGATTCTGGCTACTTGTTTGGCCTGGCAGGTGCCTTGGCTACGGGTGATGGCGTCGCTTTGCTGCGCCTAGCCGACGATATGGATGCGCGTGGTCTTTCGCTGTCCACCGCCCTGGAGGACCTGGCAGCGCTGCTGCAGCGCATCGCCGTCGTCCAAGTTGTGCCACAGGCGTTGGACGCCGCTGACCCGGATGCCAACGACATCCAAGCGCTCGCGGATGCCCTCAGTCCGGAAACAGTGCAGCTTGCTTACAGCATGGTTTTGCATGGTCGCAGTGAGTTGGCCTTGGCGCCCGACGAATTGGCCGGGTTCACAATGGTGCTTTTGCGTCTGCTGGCGTTTGCTCCCGTGGCCACATCGCCGGCCGCTGAACATCGCATCGGTGCATCGGCGCGGGCGGCTGTTGCGCCCCGCAGTGAAGGCACGCCGCCTGTTGGAGGCCATCCACCAGCGCAGTTCCTCGTCACGGCGCATCGTGCATCTCCCATTGCGGCGCCTGCCACGGCTGGGCAATCTTCACTTGATCGGGCGGGATCTGCGTCGGCAGGCAGCAACGTGGAGGGAGCATTGACTCCGCCAGAGCCAGCAGCGCCGCTTGTTCCAGAACATGACGCTGCGAGTGCCGCTCAGGCACCAAGGGCTACGCCCAATCTTGATCCGGCAGCGCAGACCGCGCCAGCCGCTGGTGTCGCAACCCTGCCTGAACTTGCATCCGACACGGCTGTTTTTCCAGGACCTGACGCCGATTGGCCCACGCTGGCGGCCCGCCTTGAACTCGTCGCCCTGGCTCGGAGTATGGCGCTGCAAAGTGAGTGGGTCGGGGCTCAGAGCGACACCTGGACCATACGCGTTCCCAGTGAGCAGTACGCGCGGGCGGGTTCGCTGGACAAATTACAAGCTGCGTTAGCCGATGCATTGGGCCGCCCGATTACCCTGCAAATCGAGGTGGGCCCGGTGCGTGACAGCGCCCATCTTCGCGCCGCGGCTGCCCGCATCCAGCGTCAGCAGCAGGCTGAGGCAACAATCGCGGCCGATCCGCTTGTGCGCCAGCTGGTCGAAGACCTGGGCGCGCAGATCGTGCCTGGCTCCGTGCGCCCGCTTAGCCCTGGCAACTGA
- a CDS encoding YbaB/EbfC family nucleoid-associated protein, which produces MFNKGQLSGLMKQAQQMQDNMKRVQEELGHIEVEGQSGAGLVKVLMTCKYNARRVSIDPSLVAEDRDMLEDLVAAAFNDAVRKAEATTQEKMAAVTAGMPLPPGMKLPF; this is translated from the coding sequence ATGTTCAATAAAGGACAACTCTCAGGCCTGATGAAGCAAGCGCAACAGATGCAGGACAACATGAAGCGCGTGCAAGAAGAGCTCGGTCACATCGAGGTCGAGGGCCAATCGGGCGCTGGTTTGGTGAAGGTGTTGATGACCTGCAAGTACAACGCGCGCCGGGTGAGCATCGATCCCAGTCTGGTGGCGGAAGACCGGGACATGCTCGAAGATCTGGTCGCTGCTGCTTTTAACGACGCCGTGCGCAAGGCCGAGGCGACCACGCAGGAAAAGATGGCTGCGGTGACCGCGGGCATGCCATTGCCACCGGGCATGAAATTGCCGTTTTGA
- the recR gene encoding recombination mediator RecR, with translation MSSSGQLTRVAALDALIDALRVLPGVGPKSAARMAFHLLQHDRTGAARLAESLDQALAAIRRCSLCNTYTEQEICATCSDPRRDRRLLCVVESPADQAAVEQTLTYAGLYFVLMGHLSPLDGMGPKDIGMDLLMQRVQGGDVEEIILATNFTNEGEATAHVIAETVRSLDLRISRLARGVPAGAELEYVDLGTIARALMDRRGA, from the coding sequence ATGAGCAGCTCTGGCCAACTTACGCGCGTTGCAGCGCTTGACGCGCTTATCGACGCATTGCGGGTCTTGCCGGGAGTGGGGCCGAAGTCGGCCGCTCGCATGGCCTTTCATCTCTTGCAGCATGACCGCACCGGCGCCGCGCGCTTGGCTGAATCCCTGGATCAGGCGCTGGCGGCGATCCGCCGCTGCAGCCTGTGTAACACCTACACGGAGCAAGAGATTTGTGCGACTTGCTCCGACCCGCGGCGCGACCGGAGGTTACTTTGCGTTGTGGAAAGTCCTGCCGACCAGGCTGCAGTTGAGCAGACGCTCACTTACGCCGGGCTGTATTTCGTGTTGATGGGCCATCTCAGTCCCCTTGATGGCATGGGTCCCAAAGATATTGGCATGGATCTCCTGATGCAGCGGGTGCAAGGTGGCGACGTGGAGGAAATCATCTTGGCCACCAACTTCACCAATGAGGGCGAAGCCACGGCACATGTCATTGCCGAAACTGTGCGTTCGCTGGATCTGCGTATCTCCCGACTCGCGCGGGGCGTGCCGGCCGGGGCTGAGCTTGAATACGTTGATCTGGGCACCATTGCTCGCGCCTTGATGGATCGGCGTGGCGCATGA
- the queF gene encoding preQ(1) synthase, with the protein MSTKPSKHLQTFPNPAPERDFHIHMQVPEFTCLCPLTGQPDFARIVLDIIPDKKCVELKSLKLYMWSYRNEGAFHEKVTNTILDDVVAAIAPRFLRVTAQWYVRGGIYTNVVVEHHKRGWKPRPRVDLAHFELGQPAVAGS; encoded by the coding sequence ATGAGCACCAAGCCCAGTAAACACCTGCAGACCTTCCCTAACCCTGCCCCTGAGCGCGATTTTCATATCCATATGCAGGTACCTGAATTTACCTGCCTGTGCCCTTTGACGGGCCAACCGGATTTCGCGCGCATCGTGCTGGACATCATCCCTGATAAGAAGTGCGTGGAACTCAAGAGTCTGAAGCTGTATATGTGGAGTTACCGCAACGAGGGAGCCTTTCACGAGAAGGTGACCAATACGATTCTCGACGACGTCGTGGCGGCCATCGCACCGCGTTTCCTGCGTGTTACCGCCCAGTGGTATGTGCGCGGGGGTATCTACACCAATGTGGTTGTGGAACACCACAAGCGGGGTTGGAAACCCCGACCGCGCGTAGACCTGGCCCACTTTGAGTTGGGACAACCCGCGGTAGCGGGAAGCTAA